TATATCTGACACATCCCTCTTTGAATATTTCCATAAAGAAGTGAATGAATTCATAAAATTCATTTTGTAAACcaattattatatttacttttgggttgccaggttgtgaAAAATCTTCCTGCAGCATGAAACTAACTTTGTCTTTTTTGGCTGTTTAGCTCATGAGGCtttaaaacaactttaaaacaccTTTAAGATCACGTTAGATAATCAGCTTCTGATACGGTAGATAACTGTAAGATTTGTTTCTTAATgaatttaagtaaataaatacagacaaacTGAAATCTTTATAAAGCCTTACTAAATGAAAGGAATGGttgttaaatgtacagtatgtgttttatAGAATAGAAACAAAACATCCTGCTGTAGTATGTTAAAAGAAATGAAGTAACATCTTTCTCCAtagtccttttttaaaaaaaacaaaaaacaaaacttttttgcTTTTACCTTGATTCGCTCCACACTGGCTTCGAGCTTCAGTTGTTCTACGAGCCGTCGCATGTTGGACAAATTTGAATTGGAGGTCATGTTGTTGGAAATTGTTTTGGGAAAAAGACGAATTCCTGGTCCAAGAAAGTCCCGTCCGTCTTTCAACACGGCAGCAGACTTCACTAATGGGAGGCAAAAGGCTCGACAAGAATAGAGCGGCCCGGTTTCCTTCCAAGTGACCTCAGTCCTTCTCTTGCAAAGAGTTGAGGAAGCACActgatctacacacacacacacacacacaaactaaaagaTGTACACAAACTAAAAGatggtgtgtttataaagtgcAGACCTTTActaagccaaaaaaaaatctcttaaaCCAGCTTTAACCAGCTATTCTCAGATGAAAATGTgcagctcagtgaaaacaagtATGATTTTACTTGTGTCTAATTCACTAAATCATCATTACACAGTCTAGTTAGTCCATATGAGCTCGGCACTTCATGGTAAAGTAAATAAGAGCTAAGCAAATTTCTTTTATTAGGCTTGAAGTGTACATGTCTTCATTTGAATTAATCTGTTTAGGGTTATTTGTATGTTTACGGTGCCtatttttattgctttgttattcttttctttcttccctttGATCTAAACATACTCTTTCTTGCCTTTGATCTAAAGGTACAATctgattttcttattttttatattattttggcCAATGGTTTAGTTGTGTATTTATTACAGATTGCCCAGTGTatgaaaaactaaaactatgatgttgataaacaaaataatacaagTGTGTGCTGCACCAGAAACTGTCTAAAACTGACATTTAATcttgagactgcagattgcaaaaAACAGAGGACTCGTCCAACAACCGTCCTTTTCCCAAGTGCATGAGACAACTACAAAGGTCTTTGTATATCAGAAAGGAAACACAACTCTCTCCACTTTTCCAGTTTCCCATTCTCTCTCAATGGAGAATAAATCACCAGACTTAAGTTGTctgtgttattattctgcctctgtttggtcttcttTAACAGAAACAGTATATCATtatatgtatgcatgttttagttgaaaatgggctctgtcaagaaatactatcagacctgactgagggactGATACAGCGACAACACAGGGTCTGGTGGGGATACACATCTATTCTGtcaaactgctgtttttttgagCAGGAAACTTTGTTTACACATACATAGAAgagacttcctgtgtgcaacaTGGAAATGTATCCGGTCAACAACACAAGATCTAAGCACTCTTATTATGGCAAGagcttttaacatttaatcgcAACATCATTCTTGCTAGTCAAAagttttctgcctcagtcctgtgtggaatTTGTGAGGTATGTCTGTAGATAAATAGCGAGTCGTTAGATATAGCCCATTTTCATGTGTATTCACTTGTGTATACAttaatgtatacatacatatacactgtacataaaaacactattatagttaataataactattataataataataataataagttttccttgttctagttgttcctttgaagaatttatgtataaataactggaccTGAAATGATCTTcacctgtttcaaagaccagcaaccactACTGAGTTGTAGATATCTCAAACTTCAATTGTGATTAGTCATAATGACTTTGTAGATATAGGAAACTGGACTTATACATATCTACAAATCAGCTGCAATTGTAGATATAAATGGCAAAATTCATGTCATTTGGgctagtaaaaactgaattacagatatctgaAACTGTAGTTTTGGACTAGTGAGTAAGAAATAACGTCACAGATATCTACAACTACAATTCACACTGGTCACAATAAAATTAAGACGAGTCAAAATTATGTCATAGATATCAGCAATACGTGGCAAGTGAATGTTTAAAAGGTCTTGTCACACTCAGATATAATCTATTTGAGCTGACAGGATTAATCAGCATTGAGATAACTCATTTAAAtctaacagacagacagactacagctttaatgtgttacacactggacctttaaatctcagcccgtaaaaaaaacttttacacACACTGGAATTGCGCTACCTTGAACACACCCTATTGTGTTGCTTCTGATTGGATAAaaccctctgactcgcgcgccaAACGTAACGAACCCGGAAACTGGAGCAAAAACGTTGCACgtcgtatttatttattttttttttttactttttgaacgCGCCCCTGAGTCTGACAGCCACGAGGTTAACGaaccacaacaacacagtgCTCGCGTGACTCGCATTGGTCCACAGGTGATTATCGGGGATTGGCTGTAAGCTGCTTTTAGTGACAGGTAAACATTTTCGGAAACTGGGACAACGACATGTCTTCCACCGAACAGAAGAGGAGCAGACTGTGAGGGAACGACCAACAAGTAAATGTACACCTGTCAAACTGAGGCGGAGCAGACATGGTGGAGGTTTTCACGGGGCGGACGCTCCTCAACAAGGACGGGGATTTAATTGACCCAGACGAGGCGTTAAAGAACAAAGTAGTGGGGATCTACTTTTCTGCCGGCTGGTGTCCGCCATGTCGAGACTTCACTCCCATTCTGTGTGACTTCTACACGGAGCTGGTGGAGGAGAGCGAACCTCCTGCTCAGTTTGAGATCGTCTTTGTTTCGTCTGACAAATCCAGCGACGATATGGTTGAATATTATCATGACATGCACGGAGACTGGCTGGCTCTGCCCTGGACGGATGACTACAAACAGTCAGTATAATCTCTTTATAAGATGTCGTTCTAAACTAACTTCAAAGTTCATAATGATTGTTTCATGAGATTAatatttagtcatttttaattaaacatgtatttaagTGCAGTGCatacacaaaatgcagattggagagacagaacatgaatacggaagaggattagggccaaatgttaaaaaaaaagtattctcagagaaaaaaaattattctgGTTTTAATCTTATAATTATGaggaaaaatattaatattaatgactAACAGCATTAGTCAgccatttttgtgatttatctGCAGATATTGAGATCGTAATATAACTGgttgtatatttaaatatttgaaaaaggTTAAGTTTAAACactcaaaataataacaactcaATGATCTAATGCAAAGATGAGAATTTACACATATTAATTGCTTCaaacatgtatgtttttttctttgcatacAACATAGAACAATCAAAACATAGAACATTATAATGGTGATTTCTTATTTGCATTGTCTCAAATAGCTGGATTACTCTCTAATCCAACAACTGTCTGTGAGTCTTTGAGTGAGAAATCTAAATTTCTAAACTCCACAATCACCTCCTTTAGCCTGTTGAATTTCTCCAGAATATTTTACCACAAACATTTTTAAGCTCACtatgttttttgtcattttgttagTATTTAACACACTAGTATATACAGGGTATTAGGTAGTGCTCCAGGTTATATAAAATGCTGATGAGGCTCACTGTCTCAGGGATTAGGTTTAGCAGACCACACAAACTTCATCTAAAGTGAAGGTGTAGCCCATATCATTCACTCAGGCTTTCCAATTACTCATTATTACTAAAAGTTCTGGCTGAAAGTGAGACAAATCTATTCAATAGCAATAATAgtactttatactttatatcaCTTTTGTATCTTTAAATGTGaggattttatttgttgttagtATTAGTTGTTTATTGGCAAACCCTTATTGTCCCACAATTCCATTCCAGCCAGTGTCACTCAGGTACATGTAAATACTGAGTTCTAGTTCTAGTTGTCAACGTCATATTTAGGTTATTATCTTAGTATTTTATAAAGCAAAGATCTTTATATTTGACAGTACTTGAATATAGTGGAATACCTTTTTAATGTTAGTACACTCAAGAGTAAATGTAAAGTTAGAGTCTAATTCCTTTTGTGTTGTAACATTTATGATTCTTATTCTGATATTAAAACAACTAAGTTGATGACAGCTCTTGGAAATTGTAATGGCTGACAAAATGACTGATTGCACTTCATCCAGATATAAATTAGCAGAGGAAAcgataatgatttatttatttttgcttccaACGCTCATTGATTAAAGACGCGTCAGATTTCTTGAAGCTGATTTATGGATTTTATCAAATACATTTGTGcccttgtctctgttttctctctctctcacagtgaGTTGAAGCATCGCTACAAGATCACCGCGGTGCCCAAACTGGTGATCGTGAAGGAGAATGGCGACGTGATCACAGACAAGGGCAGGAAGCAGATCCGAGATCGAGGCCTGTCCTGCTTCACGACCTGGTTGGACGCAGCCGAAATCTTTCAGAACTTTAAGGGTTAGGAAAACGAGAGGAACACATCAGTCCCCTCCTTTtttacagatacacacacacgggctTCCGTAAAGTAACCTGCAGCGAGAGCTAAGCTAAACCAAAGTCAAGTCATTTTATTCTCATGTTTCACATCAGTCCAGTGGATCACGTCCACGTGGTCACACGAGATCATATTATATTTGTGTTCCacagattttagtttttgtcttgAAATCAAACATTCTATGCATTTAAGACAAATCTCAGGCTTGTTTAATGTGGTTTATATGTGAAAAATGCTCTTAATGATCAATAATAGAAGTTAGACAGTCGTATATAGGTTTATGTTCTTTACAAACTTATACATTTATTAAGCATGAAACTGAATCTTGCTTTTAGTAAATATCTTGCCTTTGTATATTCCCGAAAGTTTGACTTGTAGGACGCCTTTGAGCTGCCTTTacgtttttacattttctgagcTGCTAAAACCTGTctaatatatatacaaataagtatatatatatatgtatgtatgtatgtatatatatatatatatatatatatatatatatatatatatatatatatatatatatatatatgtgtaagaTTTTCTACACAGATATATTCTTATTTGTCTGTCATGGTGTCATGAAAGCTCAGTGTACGCCCCACCCATGGTTTGTAAGCACAATTATTCCCCCTTTGCCTTGTTAGGAGGCAGAAAGCCCACAGGACAATGTTTCCAACATGCTGGCACATTCACATCATTGGCCCCTAATTGGCTTTGTCCCTTGTGTGCGCTGGCACTGCTGTTATTACTTTGCACATTAAAAACATCCAACATTGTAATGGATCAGCACTGGTGTTTCTGCCGTGTAATGTTGAATCGGGTCTTTAATAGAACAACGTGTGAGCTTTGAGGTTGAGCAAAGAGAAACTgagattaaatgaaaaacaacaactcaaaccAAACCTAGACACGACAGGAACtgaactttattgatccccaatGGTTAATAACACTATAATCTCttatttgtgttacagtgtaATTTCATAGTTAACCATATGGGGTCGCTATGTTATCATTATTGGAAATGGGGTGTTAAATCCTTTACATTGTCAGTGACAatgaagtttgtttgtgttccttATTATTACAGCTCTTATTGAACATTTGTATCTGAACTCattactcactttttttttctttctttttttttttcaatctgtAAATCCATGAGTGCACTTCTGAACAGGTCCACAGACAAATACCATCAAGGGAACGGAGATTCACTGTGAGGTGACTAATAATTTCCTGTTGTAATGCCAGCTGCAAAAAGGAAACATGATGATAATCTTACAAAgcaaaaccacaaaaacagttacatgaaaacataaaaacacccacacaaaaGACCCAGCACGAGCCAGAACACAGCTCCGAAAAGAAACAAGGCAACAACTACGAAGAAGCTCttagtatattttttatttcctatttgtatttttatattataatgttgccttatttatttttttgcttgttcTGCTCTGGTGGGGGGGACAATAAAGTGTAATCTAATCACAaaccacaaagaaaagaaataaaacacaactataaagtgacaaaaaatcaACGACACAAAGCAGAGGATGGGTTTAATACAGAGCAATAAATTCCCCATGGGGCTAATAAAAtacaactattattattattattgttatttacatgTATATTCAAGCTGCATAAATGTTCACAAACCAGtttcataaacagaaatgattattgGTTACTGACACTGATGGGATTAACTTGCGGTAACAAGTAACATCTaataactaaaacatttttatatgtgCTGAAACAGAGGAAGTTCAGTctatacaacaacaaaaatatataagTTCAATACCCAGCTTGTACTGTTTACGTTATTCTGCATGGTGAtattttcatgtgtattttattgattCTTAATTGTAACAGCATTGATTCTACACGTGTCTTTGTCATCACTGTTGATGACATGTGAAGTGAAGCTTCCTGTCTGCTGCCTGACCGATCCACTGGCCTCAGATCAGTTTAAATGAAGACTCTGACGTTTGGACGCAGTGTTACTTCTTGTTGCTGGCTTCACAAATGAAAGGCTGTtgtgtttcctgctgctgctctaacGACGTCCTGAAGCAGCAGCAACTAACAACAAGGCTGTCTTTATGTGAGAGCAGCGGGAGGAAGGGGGGGAGGCGGAGAGCTGGGTGGACCGGCGGACCTGCACCTAGGGAGCGTCAGTGTCAAACTCACCATCTTAGTCACCACGTTTCCTGTCataaccttcaaaataaaatagaccCGGTAAGTGGCGTTTTTGTAAAAGAACCACTATTTTGACATCTTAGTacaagtactggtctaaaaaaatgtagttaagataaagtaaaaaaaaaaaaaaatacattgtttaAATTTATCAAGAGAAAGTtactttcttgtgtcgtgcaaaaaggacaagacGACAGAAATCTCACATTAACTGTTtataattaaaggcaaaccttcacaaattaaagtgctaACAAAATAACATCAGTCAGAATGGGTCAAAGGCCACTTATGCTTTTACTTTCTCACTCGGGGACCTTAATCtgcgccaattcacctgtcctcctgtttaaaaataacacttttaaacaATTGTCATAATTCACACAAACTCAGTGAAGTGGAATGTagggtttttatttactttatttcttctttgatGTCAACTAATAGTCATGTAGTGGCGAAAGAACACTTAGTTTCCAAAGCCACTGAATTGTCGTTAGCTGTAGGCAGGTGCCAATTGACTTGACTCTTAGGTGCTGTTTTAATTCATCCATCACGAAAGGCGAGAGTGAGTTGTTTAAAGGGttagcacatttatttccacttgccatacatccaagttacatttctatccacatgAATCCAAGCTTCTCCAGGATCAACAATGACATATTTCCCAATCCCTTTATCTGTCATAGCcgtcaaagatatcaaagtTTCTATGGTGCATTTTATctaaagaacaaaataacatcagGCATAATGAATAACAAGGTGGTATAACAAAAACATCCCCATTTATCTGCTTTAAGTAAGGATGGGGGGGTCCTGCTAATgaatttttgtcatattatttcacatttctaatTTTATTGGTCGTTTTGGAAAAGGggactgacaaaaatgtcaatttatttgtttaatttaaccagtgaattttattttgaaggtgaaCATCATTGTGTTCCGGTGCTGCTCTCTGTCTAGCGGTGCTCGGCGGTACTAACGCACAcgcctgctcctgctgctctgtcttCTGTGGACCGGTGGAGGCTGCGGGACGACAGCGAACCTCCACTGAGGATGAACTCAACTGACGTCCGGCCGAGCGACAGGTAAGCTGAGCGGCTTGAGAGGGCATGTTCTCACCGCTCCATTCTACGCATGCAGTCATAATAAGaagcataataataacattaataacgtGTCTGACGGGAGTTCTCACTCAGTTGTGATTCAATTAAGTTTAATTTTTCCACACACAGTGAAAGCAAAGACAATGCAAACTCTGAGTGTCatataaatagatttttctttttatatgaaTCAGTGTTGTTCTGCTATGTGAGTCACTTGAAAGAtaatttaacaaacacacacccacagtgtTTCTGAAGTGGCTTCATTCCCATGATAAGACTGCATGAACCCAGTGAAAGTGCGGGCACACAGCATCATGAGAGGGACACACATAGGCTCTATAATCCTGCACCGACTGTACAGCACCCAGAAATATTTCATCCTGTATAAACTGACTCACTTGTTTTCACCTCATACTGGAAGAATAACACTGGGGATTATGTGGGATTTTAGCTTttaagcagcacacacacacacacacacacacagactttagaGAGTGTACACATACTGTAATCTCATGGGTAAATAAGTGACTGCATGTGCCTTTTATCGCTTCACGAGTTGAAATAATGATGTGATATATGGTGACATATCTGTGTTTCCAGTGCCTGGAAGACAAAGCTGTCCCCGATTTAAGTTGCTCATTACATGTgtccccaccccccacccccccatactgtgtgtttatatttgttaccttttaAGGACCTTTTCATGGAGCCCAAAACCTGGGCCTAATGAGGCAGAGGCTAATTTCtcaggaactggttaagtttaggactaaaggttagggttaagtgaTCATGGTTCAGGGTCAGGATAAGGCTTTTTCATGgctgaatggaagtcaatgctgtgtccttAGCgaaaatagctgcacaaacatgtgtgttgtgtatgtgtgtgttttcattctggGAGTGTGTGTCCTCATTTTCCATTTCTGTGCAGATTGCATGTCGTCTCACGTTTCACATATCAG
This Solea solea chromosome 19, fSolSol10.1, whole genome shotgun sequence DNA region includes the following protein-coding sequences:
- the nxnl2 gene encoding nucleoredoxin-like protein 2 gives rise to the protein MVEVFTGRTLLNKDGDLIDPDEALKNKVVGIYFSAGWCPPCRDFTPILCDFYTELVEESEPPAQFEIVFVSSDKSSDDMVEYYHDMHGDWLALPWTDDYKHELKHRYKITAVPKLVIVKENGDVITDKGRKQIRDRGLSCFTTWLDAAEIFQNFKG